Within the Nitrososphaerota archaeon genome, the region GCCAATATCTACTCGCCTTTTAAGACCATTAGCCAGAAGTATAGCAGAATGGGCTAAAGAGAAAAATACTAAATTGTTTATTTCTCTTGGAGGAATACCTGAACCTAGAAGAATAGATATAGATAAACCTAAAGTATTCTTAGTTGCTAATAATCCAAATGTTTTTAAGAAAATAAATATTAATGAAGCAGAAATATTGGAAGAAGGGTACATAGTAGGATTAAAAGCTTTGCTATTAAAAGAAACAAAGAAAAAAGATATTGATATGATTTCAGTATTAGCACAATCACATTATAATTATCCAGATCCAGGCGCAGCAGTTGAAGTAACATCATTTATAAGTAACTTTCTTAAATTTAAAATAGATTTAAAACCTTTAATTGAAAGTGCGGAAGAAGTAAGAATTAAAATGAAAGACCTTATGAAAAGAACCGAAACTACTTTAGCAACACAACAAAAAAGTAGAGAATTAGAATTGCCTCCAGTATATTTATAGGAGGGATTAAAAAATGTCATTTAGAAGAATCTATAATTTAATTAGAAGAATTGAAGAAGAAATGGAAGAAGCTAGAGAAGAAATCATTAGAAGAATGAAAGAATTTGAAATAAGAACTGGTTGCATTTCTCCTTTATACAATGTTTCTGAAACAACAAATGAAATAATAGTATCCGTAGATTTGCCCGGATCGAGAAAAGAAGATATAAATGTTACTATTTTTGAAGATAGAATAATTGTTAAAGCTAAATGTTTCAAATCTTATCGTATAGCTAAATTTGTTAGTGAAAAAAGTGAAGGAGAGTACCTATTAGAACTAATTCTTCCATCACTAGTAGATCCGGATAATGCTTCGGCTAAATACAGAAATGGTGTATTAGAAGTAAGAGTTTTAAAAGCTGGGAAAGGTAAAGCTATAAAAGTAGAATAGAAAATAGTTGTACTTAAAAGGCTTTATTTATAAATTAAAACGAATGTCTTACGCATTTAAAATATTAGCGATTACAATAGCATTTTTTCTAATTTTAGAAATTATTATATATGGATTTAAAATGATTTCAAATATAGATAAAGAAGAATTCGCTAATGCACCAAATCCATTAGAATGGATAAAAAATTCTACTATTTCTAATGAAATTTTACTTACAAACTCATCTAAAAAAGGAAATATTACAATTTGCTCAAAAACAAATTATTAAAATATATTGATTAAATAGATATGGTGCTTGCAGAAGTTAAATTAACATTTGAAATATATATCTTCATTTGTTCTAGATGCAACAAAATTTTTAGATGTTAACTTATTTTTTCATTTTTTCAAAAAATGGCCTAATTTTTGCAGTATCATAAATTATTGTTAATTCAGCAATTTTTCCATTTTGAGTAAATCGAAAGATGTCTATACATTCAAAAGAAGTTAGAGTGCCATCTTTCAAAACCCAGTCATAACGAAAATGTCCTGCTGCAATTAATGGATTTTTACTCTTAAAAATGTTCACTAAAGTAATTTTTGATTTTGAAGTATCTTTAAATAATTTCTTATAAAAATCTTTAGCTTTAATTCTTCCATATAGAGGAGAATTGATAATTGCTTTAGGAGAAAATAGTTTGATTATATTTTCATAACTCCCTAATTCTAATCCCTTCAAGTATTCTTTTATAGTTTTTTCGATTTGCATATTAAGAGATAATGTATTGTGATTATATAAACATTTAAAAAATGCTAGCATTTAATAATCATATAGGCGGGGAAAATTTATATTTTTGTGGGATATACTTAATGTTAGCTAAAATAGATAAAAAAGAGAAGAATTACAATTTCTAAAGAATTACGTGAAAAATGGGGTAAAATAATAAAAATAACAATAGTCGATAAAGGATTACTTATAGAACTCTACTATCTTCATATTCATTAATAGAATTAAATATGTTATACTTATCTGAAAAAGTAGAGATAATTAATTATGAAGGCCTTCAAAATGATTTGGAAGATTTATTAAATTATTACTCAATAATATGGGCTTTCTTGTAAGAATATAGTAAAGCTAAATGGCTTTTTTTTTAAAATGAGCAATTCTATTGCAAATATTTATAAATAACTATTTGCAATAAAAATGCATGGATTCTCAAAACCCTTGGTGGTATGGTGAAATAGATAGAACGTATGAAGAATGGAGCAAAAAGGAAGTAAAATGGATTCCGCCAATAATTGAACAATTCAAACTTGAGCCTTTCTCTCTAAATTTTCTCGTTGGACCTAGACAAGTTGGAAAAACTACAGCTTTAAAAATTTGGATTCATGAAAAACTTTTACCAAAAACAAATCCTAGGTCCATATTCTATTTTTCATGTGAAGAACTTACTGATTTTAAAGAGTTGGGAGAAGTTTTAGATAATTATATTAGTTTTAAAAATGGAAATAGAATATCATCTTCATTTATCATTCTAGATGAAATAACTTTCGTAGAAGATTGGCATAGAGCTATTAAAATTCGTATTGATCAAGGCTTTTTCAAAAATGATGTAATTATAATAAGTGGTTCAGCTAGTCTAGAAATATTAAAGCAAAAAGAATACTTTCCAGGAAGAAGAGGGAAAGGAAAAGATATCATATTTTATCCTTTAAGCTTTTCAGAATATGTTAAAGCTTTAAGAAATATGGAAACAGTAAAGAAAGACATTCTTCAAGTTGAAAATTCAATGAAAATTAATAAAGTCCATCAAGATATTCTCAATGAACTTTTCAATAAATACTTACTTACTGGTGGGTTTCCTTTATCTATAGAAGAAATGTATACAAGGAATAAAATATCTTTTGAGACTAGAAAAATATACATAGATTGGTTAAAAAATGATTTTGCAAAATTAGGAAGAAGCGAGTCTTACATGAAAGAAGTCTTAGCTTATATAATCGATGCTAGACTATCTCCTATAAGTTGGTTGAGCATATCGAGAGAAACATCAATATCTTCTCCTCATACAACACAAGCATATGTGGAGGACCTTGAAAAACTCTTTATAGTTAGGATTTTGAACTTCTTAGACACAAATTCAAAAGTTCTTTATAGGAAAAATAAAAAAATTCACATTACTGACCCTTTCCTTTACGATACTATTTGCGAATTCGTAAACATAAAACCAATTGAGGAAGATAAGCTTGAATCGGTAGTAGCTACCCATTTGGTTAGAAAATATTCTACTTTTTATTGGAGAAATAGAACTGAAGTAGATATCGTGGTTATGGTAGATAAAAAACAATTCGGGATCGAAGTTAAAACTATATCTAGAAGCTGGATTAAACCTAAGCATCTAAAAAATATTTTAATCTTAACTAAATCACAAATACCTCTCTTTTTAGCAAGTATTGATATTTAGTGCAAAACTTAATAAAAGATGAAAATTAATTCTGAATTATCTAGTTTAAATATACATATACCAAAAAAATAAGAACAAACGTTTTCCAGTATCTATAAAAGAGAAAATATACTAATTTAAATAGAAAAATATTTCCTTATGGTTAGAGAAGATATTCGACTTATTGCAATAAGTTAAAACTAATTTTTTGAAATAGACTTAATTCATATTTTTTACTTTGGGGCACTTCATTAGCACTATCGCTATAATTATTCCAAGAATTGATAAAGCCATTATATATGGGAATACCTTTACATATGCTCCAAAAACATCTTTAGCTTGTCCAGCAAGTATGTTACCAATTATTGCTCCTATGCCATATGCTGTAAAAACAATTCCATAATTACGAGCATAATCTTTCATTCCAAAGAAATATGCAGTTGCAGTTGGAGCTATTGCAAGCCATCCACCAAGATTTAACCAAAGAATTGCAAAACCAATAATATATACAATAATTGATGAAGGATTTATAAATACTATTAATGAAGCAATAAATATTAATACAAAAGATAAAATTGCAGCTTTCATAGGAGTGAATTTATCAGTAATCCATCCAAACAAAGGTCTTCCAAAACCATTACAAGCTGAAAATGGTATTATTAAAATTGTTAAAAATGCAGAAATTTCTTCTTCATTTATTCCAGCATTTGCTGCTACTTCTAAACCAATAAGCTTTGAAATTCCTATTGCCATTAACCCTGCAAGAGTTCCAATCATGTATGTTATCCATAATCCATAAAAGCTCTTTGTTTTTACCATTTCTTCTCTTGTGAATTCAATTGATGATTTTTCTTTCTTTTCAATAAATTCCAAACCTTTTGGTTTCCAATCATTTGATGGAAATCGAAGAAAAGAACCAAAAATAAAAAGAATTGTAAAAAATAATGCTCCTAAAATCTTAAGAGCTATTTGAATACCAAAAATAGCAGTAAGATAATCTATTAATGGTCCTATTATTGCTGCAGAAAAACCAAAACCAAGAATAGTTAAACCAACTGCTAAACCTCTTTTATCTGGAAACCATTTTCCAGATGTGACAATAGGGCAATTATATACGATTCCAACTCCTAAACCACCAATTAAGCCATATAGAAAAACAAGGCTTAATGAAGAACTAGCTAAAGAAACTAAAAACCATCCAAGACTAACAAAGATAGCTCCAAGCCATGTTATTTTTCTTGGACCATATTTTTCAATATATTTTCCCATCATAGGCATTGTAAGAGCAAAAACGAGAAGAAAAACAATAAATGGTAATTGTATTTCAGTTGCTGTAACATTCAATCCATAAACATTTTTAAAAAGCTTCATTAAATGTACTGCTATAATACTATATGCATATATTGCTCCAAGACAAAGATTTATAATAAAACCGGAAATTATAAACAACCATCTATTTTTCTTTAGTCCCATTCTTATTTCGCCATGATGATTATATTTTTTAAATGTTCTTCATCTTTTTATACGATAGAAATTAACTATTTCAATATTATAAAAAATTTAGGATAAATAGTAAGATATAATCCTACCTTAATTTAATTATTTTTTTACTTCTTTAAACTTCTTTAAATAAAATTTTGGATCTTTATAGATTCTTGCCATTTCTTTTTCTTGCCTTAATAATTTTTTAGCATTCTCTAAAATTTCTCTTATTTTATCTGGTGGAAATTTTATGACTCCATTTATATCCATATGTACCATTTCTCCCGGCTTTACATTCATACCACCTACTGTTACTGGTACTCCAACATCTTTGATTATAAATTCTCCATGTGCAGCTGTTACACCTGTTGCAAAATATTGAACTTTTAATTTTTTAATTGCTTCTACATCTCTAATTGGACCATTTGTTACAACACCTACAACTCCTAAAGTTTTATATTGTGTAGTCATCATTTCACCAAAAAGACCAACTCTATTTGCTATTTCTTGTGGAAATTCTTGCTCAGCTACAAGAACAACTGGCTTTTTAGTATTATTTATATGTTCTAAAAGAGTAAATTTATCTATACCAACATTATTTTCTTTTTTCATGCAAAAAATAGCTGTTGCTACATATCCAACTTTTGGTCCTAATTCAGGAAACATACATTTTATTGTAGAATCTGTATACCATTGCCCATACCATGGATCATAAAGTTTAAGACAAAGGTCAGATTTAGGATAAGTAGCTACAACATTACTTATTGTTGGGGTATCTATTTTCTCTAACTCTTTAATAATCATTTTTTCCGAAATTTTTACCATAAGGTTCACCAATTCTATCTTTAACATTTTTCCTGAAATATTTTAATTTTTAGTTTTATATTTCTCTAATTAAGCTTTTTAGAAAAAAGCTTATAATATCCTCTTAGAAAAATATAAAAAAGATTGTTTAATGAAAAACATGAAAGGAAAAGAGGAAATAGAAAAATTATTAAAAGAAATAGAAAGAGAATATGGAAAAATTCCAAAAGATCTACATATAACTAGAATGCATGGTTCTTTAATTGCAATTTCAAATGGAAAAATAATTAAATTAACAGAACCTTGTTTAAAATATTGTCCTCTTGCTTGGGAATTATACGATTTTAGTAAAGGTTTGGAAGAAGGGATAAAGAAAGGGATTGAATTTAAAATAGAAAATTTTGGTTATTTTACTTGTAAAAGAGAATTATGTAAAGAAAGTATAGCAATACCTTATGGAGCTTCTGAAATGATGATGTATTCTTTAATGAAAAAAGGAATAGATGCAACAGTTACTGTTTGTGATGGTGCTGGAACTGTTATAACTGATAATCCTAGTTTAGTACAAGGAATAGGAGCAAGAATGAATGGCCTTTTTTACACTTCACCAATAAATGAGATTATAAGAAGGATAAAAGAAATGCATGGTTATGTTGTTTTTCCAGAAACGGCAAAAATAGATCAAATTGAAGGTTTAAAAAAAGCTATTGAATTAGGTTATAAAAGATTAGCTGTAACAATAAATGGATTCGCTGGTGAGGATTTAAGTGAAATTAAGAAAATAGAAAAAGAAAATAATGTTTTAATTTTTTCTTTAATTGTTTGTACTACTGGAATTGAAAGAGAAAGAGCTGAAGAAATAGCACGCTATGCAGATTTAGCATGGAGTTGCGGCTCTTTTTTCATGCGTGAAATTGTTGGAAGAAAAGCAAGAATACAAGTAGCAACTAAAATTCCTGTTTTTATTTTAACTGAAAAAGGAATAGATTTTTTATCATTCTACTCTTCTGAAAATTTAAAAAATCTTCTTCAAAAAGATAAAAAATATCTTATCTCTGGTTCTCATAGATTAATGAAAAATTATAGAAAAATAAAAATGGGGAATTTTGAAACTTATTTAGGTGAAATTGAAGAATTGCCTATAAGAGTTGATAATGAACCTAAATCTCTTACTTCTTAATATTATTTAGAAAAATTATTTTTAGAATAAAGTTAATTTAATAAAGATTTCAAGAAATAATGTTTAAGAATTTAAAAAATGAAAAAAGAATAATTGAAATAGATTAGCCATAATATAATAGTAAGAAAATGAATTATAGAAATTTTCTATTTTATTAGAAATGCTTTTAATTAATAAGTAAAGATTTAGCATTTTATAATTTGCTTAATTATTTTTTCTATTCTATTTCTTTCTTCTTCTTCTTTTAATTTACTGCTATCAATTCTAAGAACATTAAATCCAATTCTCTTGAACCATTTATCTCTTCTTTCATCTTTTGTCTTTGCTTGTTTAAAGAAATTATGCCAAATACTTCCATTTATTTCGATTATTAAATGCCATTTTGGTAAAAAGAAATCAACCCAAAAATATCCTCTCTTTTTATCATTTCTAAATCTATAATTATGAAAGAAATCTCTATCTTTCTCTAAACCAATTTTAAATAAAATTTCTTCTAAAATTTTCTCTTCTTGAGTATATTTTCCAGCTTCAACATATCTTTTCATTACATCTTTTACAAAATTACTAAATACTCTTGATTTATTCATCTATTTTTCATATTTAAATTGGTAAATTTAAACTTTAATTTTTATAGAAATTTATTCTGGATTAAAATCTTATTTATTAAGAAGATTATCCAATTTATTGTAAAAATGAAGAATAAAAAGCAATTATCAATAGAAGAAATCTTACAATTAGAAACTCCTTATTTTGAACTACAAGCTTGGTGGGGTGCTACAAAACATATGGGAGGAACTAAAGCTACAAAAGAATTAATTGAATTATGCCACATAGATAAAAATAAATATATATTGGATGTTGGTTGCGGTGTTGGAGCAACTTCTTGCTATATTACAAAAAAGTATGATTGTAAAATAGTTGGAATAGATATTAATGAAAGAATGATTGATAGAGCAAATGAAAGAGCAGAAAGAGAAAAATTAAAAAATAAAGTTGAATTTAGAATAGCAGATGTGCAAAATATTCCTTTTGAAGATAATATTTTTGATATAGTAATTGGAGAATCTGTACTTACGTTTATAGGAGATAAACAAAAAGCAATAAAAGAATGTGTAAGAGTAGTAAAAAAAGGAGGATATATAGGATTTAATGAAGAAACTTTAATAAAAACACCACCTACAAAAGAAGTTATAGAATATTTATCTTACGCATATGATGTTAAAGTAGAAATTCTAACTTCTAATGAATGGAAAAAATTATTTGAAAATGCCGGATTAAAAGAAATAATAATAAAAGAGTATAAATTTGGTGCGGGGTTAAGCGATTATATGGATGGAATCAAATTGATAGGTTTAAAATACGCTCCAAAAATGTTCTATAGGTTTCTTTCTGCATATATTAAGAGTTCAGCTTTTAGAAAATATGTGAAAGAAAAATTCATTAACTATCCTAAAGAACTCTTTGATTATGTAGGATATGGGTTGTACGTTGGTAGAAAAATAGATTAAAAAATATTTGAGAACTTTAATTAGGAAGCATATGAATTCCTAAAAAACTTCCAATATGTCCACATATATAAAATTGAATTAATAATGTGCACCAACATATTGGAATAAAAAATATTGCTTTTGTACGAAAGCAACCAGATATAAGTGCTAATATATCAACTGGAAAACCAGGAATAATGCTAAATAACACACATAATTTATAACCATTTTTATTCCAACTTTCAACATATTTATTAAACAATTCTTCACCCACTTTCTTTTTTACATAATATTCCCCAAAAAACCAAGCAGGAATATAGCTCGTTAATACTCCTATTGTGTATCCTGTAGCAGATATTAAAGCTAATTTTAAAATATCTAAGCCAAAACTTGCTGCTGAAGCAACAATTATTGGGCTTCCAAATGGAATTATACTTCCAGCTATAATTGTTGAAATAAAAATACCAAAATAACCATAATTTTGGATTAATGCTTTTATTCTTCTTAAAAATTCTGGATTTGCTCCACTTAACCACGAAGTTAAAGTTAAAATTAATAATGCTAAAATTATTCCTGCAATTATGAAAGTTTTTGCTTTTAAAAATAAGCTTTTTCCCATATTATTTTTCACTATTTTTTCTTTTTATAATTTAATTAAAATTTAAAAATTTTTCTAATTTTAGAAAAAGTATATATTTACTAAATAATGAGAAAAATAGAATAACTAGAAGTGAGGAATTTGAAAGAAATTTTAGAGATTGCTATTGAATTAATTGAAGCTACTAAAGCTCATGAACATTATCGAGATATAGAATGTATAAACCTTATAGCAAGTGAAGGAATTAAATCTCCAGCTGTTAAAGAAATGCTTAAGCTTTCTATGGATCTTGAAAGTAGATATGCTGAAGGAGAGAATGATATTGAAGGATATGTTAAAGTAAGGTATTATCAAGGTCAAAAGTATATAACAAAAATTGAAAATTGTGCAGTAGATTTAATTAAAAGTTTATTTAAATGCGATTGGACTGATGTACGCTTAGTTTCAGGGACTCATGCAAATTTAGCAACTTTTAAAGGGCTTTCTTTAGCAACAGGAAATAGGAAAATGATTGCACCACCACTTAGTTGTGGAGCACACATATCTCATGATTATACTGGTTTAGCAGGAAGAGTTTTAGGATTAGAAGTAATAGATCATGCTTATGATATAAATGAAATGAATATAGATGTTGATAAATCTATTCAAATAATAAAAGCAGTTAAACCTGGAATAGTTACCCTTGGTGGAAGTTTATTTCTCTTTCCACATCCAATCAAAGAATTGAAAAAGATTACTGAAGAAGTAGGTGCATACATAGTTTATGATGCAGCTCATGTTTTAGGATTGATAGCTGGGGGAGAATTCCAAGACCCACTTAAAGAAGGGGCAGATTTTGTAACATCTTCAACTCATAAAACTTTTCCAGGTCCTCAAGGTGGCCTTATACTCGCAAATGCTGAAAATGATGAAATGAAAAATGCTATAAAATGGGTTCAATATGCAATATTCCCATTAAGTACTTCTAATACGCATTTAGCTAGGTTGCCAGCTTTAGGAATTGCAGCTCTCGAATTAAAAAATTTTGGTAAAGAATTAGCTAAACAAACTGTTAAGAATGCTCAAACAGCTGGACAATACTTGTATGAAAAAGGGATTAAAGTTCTTGGTGAGAAAAAAGGTTTTACAATGTCTCATCAAATAGCTATAGATGTTAGAGAATATGGTGGTGGTAAAAAGGTTTCTCAAGATTTAGAAGAAGCTAATATAATTGTAAATAAGAATTTATTACCATATGATGATCAAAACAATCGTGACAATCCATCTGGTATTAGAATTGGTTTTCAAGATGTAACACGTAGAGGATTTAAAGAAAGCGATATTAAATATCTCTGCGATTTGATGTTAAGTATTATAAAAGGTAAATGTAAACCTCAAGAAGTCAAAGAAGAAGTTATAGCTTTCAAGAAGCAATTTAATAAAATAGAATATGGGTTTAATAGTATTGAAGAAGCTATAAAATATTTAAGAATAAATCTTTAGAAAATTTTTAATTTTTTAATCAAAAGTTTCAGTTTAAATCTTAAATTATAGATTACCAATAGAATTTGAATGTGTTCTCCTTAACACAATGGAACGACTTTCTAATTTTCTATTATTTAAAAATATAAAAATATAACTCGATTAAAATACTTTAAATTTTTGAAAGAATGTCTGAATATTTTTCAATTCTCATTACTTTTCCTTCATATTGAATAAGCCAAGTCATCCAACATAGCTCTATTGGTTTATATCCACATTTTTTAGCAATTTCTTCTGCTTTCTTAATAAATTCTCTATCATCATTTATTGGTTCTAATTTAGCTTTTATTAAAATTTCATTTATTACTTTTTTTACAATTTTATCTGGCATTACAGTATCTATTCCTCCCATCATTCTTAAATATTGAAAAGTGATTAATCCAACTCCTTTTATTTTTCCAATAGGATCTTCTTTCCATTTTTCAAGATTAGCATTCTTTGCCCAAGTTCTTAATGCCATTTTATCATCATTACTTAAAGTTGATAAATAAGAAGAAATTTCTTTTGCAATTTTCCATGATCTTTTATTCTTCCATATTTTTCTTAATTCATTAATATTTACATTTGAAAGATCTTTTAAATTTTTTATTTTTCCATTTTTAATAAATTCTTCATAAAATTCTTCAACTTTGGGAACAACTGAAGTAAAATAATTTAATCCAATTGAAGTAAAAGCTGCATCTACTATCATTAAAACTACATTTCCATTATATCTTTCTGTTCTTAAGCATCTTTCACAATATTCTTTTAATCCTGAAACTTTTTTCATATAGTTATCAACTATATTTTTTAATAGATTATTGAAAGTATATAAATTACTAATTTAACTTTACATAAAGGAATATTGTATTATTATATTTAAGGTTCAAAAAATTAATAAATAAAATTTCTTAAAGTAATGACTGTAAGATTAAGATGCACTCAGATAAAAATTTGCATAAACTAATTTATAAAATTGAGAATTGCTTAAAATGTTATAAAGAATTTAAGAATTATCCTAAAAGGGATAGAATAAGATTAAGATATTGGTATAATCAAAGCCCATGGTTTTTCCCTCCATATGGAATGTTAAAGGCTTTTTCGGGACTGGTAAAGTGTTTTTTGTATGTGAGCAACCTTCTACTGGAACATTTCCAACTGGAGCAGATAAATTATTTTACGGACTTATTGAAAAATATAAATTTGAAGAAGCCCACATAACAGATTTTATTAAATGCAAAGGTAAAGTTGATAAAATAAGAAATGTTGAAATAGAAAATTGTTTTCCTTTTCTTAAAGAAGAAATTAAAATTTTAAAACCAAAAATAATAGTAGCTGTAGGTAAAAAAGTTTATGAAGAATTAAAAAATAGAAAAATTGAAGGTATTACTTTTAAAAAGATAATGCATTATTCTTATGCGTATAGGTATAAAAAGGAAAAGATTTTGGAAAATCAATTTGATGAATTAGCTAAAGAAATAAATTAAAAGAATTAGGATTAATAAAAATAATTGGAGAAAGTATAATATTAACACATTCTGGAAAAGAAATATTGAAAATAATTAAGAAAATAAATCCTTATTGTAGCAGAATAAGGCTATAATAGCTTTTATAGAAAATTAAAAAGGCTTAAATTTCAATATTTTAATTTATATCTAGATGAATAAAGCACAACTTACAATATTAACTTATTTTAAGAGTTTAGCAGAAGGAATAGAAAAAGATGCAAAAGAGCTAAAAGAAAAGTTTCCTCCTGATATTGACAAATTTGAATCTAAAGAGATATCTCAATTAAAAAGAATTATTGAAGATTATAATTCTCTTCGTAGTCAATTACTTAGTCATTCATCAGAATATCCAGAAATTGCAAAACTTCCTTTGCCCTATATTTCAAATGACTTTTTATATTCTACTACAAAAACATTAAAAATAACATTATATTATTCTGATGTGGGTGAAGCTATTTCTACTTTAAATAGAATTGAGAATATATGTCATGCTCTTATAGATTCTTTAGAAATTTTACTTAAACCTCAAATACCATCTAGTATTACTACTAAACTTGGTTCATTAAGAAAAGAACTTGAAGAAATGGAAAATAAAATAGAGTCTGAAATAAGTAATAACATAAAGGAAGCTATAGATGAAATAGAGCAAGGTCATAATTTAGCTGCTGCATTGATAGCTTCAAGAGTCGTATGCTATGTTCTAGATAAAATACAAGGTAAAAATGATGAAGAAAAAGCTGAAAAATTGATTGAACTAGGAATAATTGAAAAAGAAAGAAAAGATGAATATGAGAATTTCTTAAGAGCTTCAAGATTATCAAGAAACTTTTTATCTCATAAACCAAGTCTTTATCCTAAACCTGAAGAAGCACTTCAAA harbors:
- a CDS encoding PAC2 family protein gives rise to the protein MDEKIVKIVEIEKIETKSPIILEGFPDVGLVGTISLSYIIQNLNFKEVGYIDSDYFPPIVSISKEGLKELIRIYNKDNIIAIFSEMPISTRLLRPLARSIAEWAKEKNTKLFISLGGIPEPRRIDIDKPKVFLVANNPNVFKKININEAEILEEGYIVGLKALLLKETKKKDIDMISVLAQSHYNYPDPGAAVEVTSFISNFLKFKIDLKPLIESAEEVRIKMKDLMKRTETTLATQQKSRELELPPVYL
- a CDS encoding Hsp20/alpha crystallin family protein, giving the protein MSFRRIYNLIRRIEEEMEEAREEIIRRMKEFEIRTGCISPLYNVSETTNEIIVSVDLPGSRKEDINVTIFEDRIIVKAKCFKSYRIAKFVSEKSEGEYLLELILPSLVDPDNASAKYRNGVLEVRVLKAGKGKAIKVE
- a CDS encoding nuclear transport factor 2 family protein, encoding MQIEKTIKEYLKGLELGSYENIIKLFSPKAIINSPLYGRIKAKDFYKKLFKDTSKSKITLVNIFKSKNPLIAAGHFRYDWVLKDGTLTSFECIDIFRFTQNGKIAELTIIYDTAKIRPFFEKMKK
- a CDS encoding ATP-binding protein, yielding MDSQNPWWYGEIDRTYEEWSKKEVKWIPPIIEQFKLEPFSLNFLVGPRQVGKTTALKIWIHEKLLPKTNPRSIFYFSCEELTDFKELGEVLDNYISFKNGNRISSSFIILDEITFVEDWHRAIKIRIDQGFFKNDVIIISGSASLEILKQKEYFPGRRGKGKDIIFYPLSFSEYVKALRNMETVKKDILQVENSMKINKVHQDILNELFNKYLLTGGFPLSIEEMYTRNKISFETRKIYIDWLKNDFAKLGRSESYMKEVLAYIIDARLSPISWLSISRETSISSPHTTQAYVEDLEKLFIVRILNFLDTNSKVLYRKNKKIHITDPFLYDTICEFVNIKPIEEDKLESVVATHLVRKYSTFYWRNRTEVDIVVMVDKKQFGIEVKTISRSWIKPKHLKNILILTKSQIPLFLASIDI
- a CDS encoding OFA family MFS transporter, with the translated sequence MGLKKNRWLFIISGFIINLCLGAIYAYSIIAVHLMKLFKNVYGLNVTATEIQLPFIVFLLVFALTMPMMGKYIEKYGPRKITWLGAIFVSLGWFLVSLASSSLSLVFLYGLIGGLGVGIVYNCPIVTSGKWFPDKRGLAVGLTILGFGFSAAIIGPLIDYLTAIFGIQIALKILGALFFTILFIFGSFLRFPSNDWKPKGLEFIEKKEKSSIEFTREEMVKTKSFYGLWITYMIGTLAGLMAIGISKLIGLEVAANAGINEEEISAFLTILIIPFSACNGFGRPLFGWITDKFTPMKAAILSFVLIFIASLIVFINPSSIIVYIIGFAILWLNLGGWLAIAPTATAYFFGMKDYARNYGIVFTAYGIGAIIGNILAGQAKDVFGAYVKVFPYIMALSILGIIIAIVLMKCPKVKNMN
- a CDS encoding RraA family protein; this translates as MVKISEKMIIKELEKIDTPTISNVVATYPKSDLCLKLYDPWYGQWYTDSTIKCMFPELGPKVGYVATAIFCMKKENNVGIDKFTLLEHINNTKKPVVLVAEQEFPQEIANRVGLFGEMMTTQYKTLGVVGVVTNGPIRDVEAIKKLKVQYFATGVTAAHGEFIIKDVGVPVTVGGMNVKPGEMVHMDINGVIKFPPDKIREILENAKKLLRQEKEMARIYKDPKFYLKKFKEVKK
- a CDS encoding DUF2099 family protein, whose amino-acid sequence is MKNMKGKEEIEKLLKEIEREYGKIPKDLHITRMHGSLIAISNGKIIKLTEPCLKYCPLAWELYDFSKGLEEGIKKGIEFKIENFGYFTCKRELCKESIAIPYGASEMMMYSLMKKGIDATVTVCDGAGTVITDNPSLVQGIGARMNGLFYTSPINEIIRRIKEMHGYVVFPETAKIDQIEGLKKAIELGYKRLAVTINGFAGEDLSEIKKIEKENNVLIFSLIVCTTGIERERAEEIARYADLAWSCGSFFMREIVGRKARIQVATKIPVFILTEKGIDFLSFYSSENLKNLLQKDKKYLISGSHRLMKNYRKIKMGNFETYLGEIEELPIRVDNEPKSLTS
- a CDS encoding DUF559 domain-containing protein is translated as MNKSRVFSNFVKDVMKRYVEAGKYTQEEKILEEILFKIGLEKDRDFFHNYRFRNDKKRGYFWVDFFLPKWHLIIEINGSIWHNFFKQAKTKDERRDKWFKRIGFNVLRIDSSKLKEEEERNRIEKIIKQIIKC
- a CDS encoding methyltransferase domain-containing protein, with protein sequence MKNKKQLSIEEILQLETPYFELQAWWGATKHMGGTKATKELIELCHIDKNKYILDVGCGVGATSCYITKKYDCKIVGIDINERMIDRANERAEREKLKNKVEFRIADVQNIPFEDNIFDIVIGESVLTFIGDKQKAIKECVRVVKKGGYIGFNEETLIKTPPTKEVIEYLSYAYDVKVEILTSNEWKKLFENAGLKEIIIKEYKFGAGLSDYMDGIKLIGLKYAPKMFYRFLSAYIKSSAFRKYVKEKFINYPKELFDYVGYGLYVGRKID
- a CDS encoding VTT domain-containing protein, giving the protein MGKSLFLKAKTFIIAGIILALLILTLTSWLSGANPEFLRRIKALIQNYGYFGIFISTIIAGSIIPFGSPIIVASAASFGLDILKLALISATGYTIGVLTSYIPAWFFGEYYVKKKVGEELFNKYVESWNKNGYKLCVLFSIIPGFPVDILALISGCFRTKAIFFIPICWCTLLIQFYICGHIGSFLGIHMLPN